The genomic window GTTGGGGATAAGTTCGATCCCTCCCTCCACTTTGCCCAGTACCAGGTGCCTATTACTGAGGACCAGGAGGACGGGACTGTGGCTGAGGTGGCCAAGGTTGGCTATTTGCTCCACTCTCGCACTCTACGACCTGCCGTTGTTGGAGTGttcaaaaatatttgatatctaacttttttggctttattttttttaaatattcttttattaataaatatgttcGATGTGGGTACACTTCTTTGTGCCCTTTTATTTTCCTTGATATtcctcatttttttgttttgcaagatcAGTAATGTGCTGGCGACTGTTAGTGAGCCGGTCCGTCAGCCTCATCAGTTGGTTGATGAAATTGGCAAGGATAGACTGACTTACTCTTAGGGGACCACCCATTAAATAACCCCTCCAAAAAAATTGGGACAAAAAAGCAAAGGAGGATCGAACAAAAAAGGCAACTAAAAGCGCAGCGAAGGGCCCAAATCGAAGCTCGGGAGAAGAAACTGGAATGCAATGCCCGACCACCTGACCCATCTTCTGAGAGTGACTCGAATGAAAGCGTGGGAGGGGAGATTGTGGAGAACCAAGAGGAAGAACTATTTAATTGCTTCAAACACGTCATTTCGGTGGAGGAGGAGGGATTTGAGCTCGAGAAAGTAGTCCTCATCTATTGAGTGTAGTATAATTCTGCG from Octopus sinensis unplaced genomic scaffold, ASM634580v1 Contig11546, whole genome shotgun sequence includes these protein-coding regions:
- the LOC118761288 gene encoding DDRGK domain-containing protein 1-like, with amino-acid sequence MFDVGDHPLNNPSKKIGTKKQRRIEQKRQLKAQRRAQIEAREKKLECNARPPDPSSESDSNESVGGEIVENQEEELFNCFKHVISVEEEGFELEKSANERVLELLEGKSVADLSVIAGELGLDLRRVNIAVESLLGEGLVSGVVNEAGMFVRVSSEMLERIAAFIKDKGIVKITDLIDDFEIF